Proteins from a genomic interval of Marispirochaeta aestuarii:
- the clpA gene encoding ATP-dependent Clp protease ATP-binding subunit ClpA: MKVSEDVQSILNAAYLDAKNRKHEFLLPEHILYAALFFDSTREIVSLCGADPDELKDELVAYFDDKVPRVEDTEPVQSIGFQGVIERAVFHTEASSSKILEVGDLLVSILDEKESFGAYYLKKAGISRYTLLSIISHTTGDFSGDGAGISGGMGEDEEAELEPDQEAGEEQEKGKKKRKALDSFTRELTQAARDGSLEPLIGREDVLERTIQVLCRRLKNNPILVGDPGVGKTAVAEGLAARIAEDKVPAMLKDYRVFSLDMGSLLAGTRFRGDFEERIKMILKELEKEEKVILFIDEIHTIVGAGATSGGSMDASNLLKPALATGKIRCMGSTTYDEYKKFFERDRALSRRFQRIEIDETTPEETYQILLGLRQRYEEHHNVHYTDEALRTAVDLSHQYINDRHLPDKAIDVIDEAGAYTRIMAFRENAENNDTKEIGEDLVEKVISKIAKIPERSVSVTETDRLKSLESDLKNRIFGQDAAVDAVVQAVKRSRAGFKGPDKPVASFLFVGPTGVGKTELARQLADLLGIHLHRFDMSEYQEKHTVSRLVGSPPGYVGYEEGGLLTDAIRKTPHAVLLLDEIEKAHQDIFNVLLQVMDYATLTDNAGRKADFRNVIIIMTSNAGAREMGRPMIGFGERNVTEQAIGDAVDRAFSPEFRNRLDKIVTFGRLDKRVVLNIVDKEIDAFRQQLKEKNVELELTEACREYLAEEGYSPDFGARNIARLVSEKIKHYFVDAVLFGDLSAGGKAVADYLDGEVVISPAEQNQS, translated from the coding sequence ATGAAGGTAAGTGAAGACGTTCAGAGCATTCTGAATGCCGCGTATCTGGACGCGAAAAACAGAAAACACGAGTTTCTGCTTCCCGAACATATATTATATGCCGCTCTTTTCTTTGACTCCACCCGGGAGATCGTCAGCCTTTGCGGTGCGGATCCCGACGAGCTTAAGGATGAACTGGTCGCGTATTTCGACGACAAGGTCCCCAGGGTGGAAGATACCGAACCGGTCCAGTCCATCGGTTTTCAGGGGGTCATAGAACGGGCGGTGTTTCATACCGAAGCTTCCTCCTCCAAGATTCTGGAGGTGGGGGACCTTCTTGTATCGATTCTGGATGAGAAGGAGTCCTTCGGTGCCTATTATCTCAAGAAGGCGGGCATAAGCCGTTATACCCTTCTGAGTATAATCTCCCATACAACAGGAGATTTTTCCGGGGACGGGGCCGGGATTTCCGGGGGCATGGGCGAGGACGAAGAGGCGGAACTTGAACCTGATCAGGAAGCCGGGGAAGAACAGGAAAAGGGAAAAAAGAAGCGCAAAGCCCTGGACTCCTTTACCAGGGAGCTTACCCAGGCTGCCCGGGATGGTTCTCTGGAACCCCTTATCGGCCGGGAGGATGTACTGGAACGTACAATCCAGGTCCTGTGCAGACGGCTCAAAAATAACCCGATTCTTGTCGGCGATCCCGGGGTAGGGAAGACCGCTGTCGCCGAAGGACTTGCCGCAAGAATCGCCGAGGACAAGGTTCCGGCCATGCTAAAGGACTACCGGGTTTTTTCCCTGGATATGGGTTCTCTTCTTGCCGGCACGCGGTTCAGGGGCGACTTCGAGGAACGGATCAAGATGATTCTCAAGGAGCTGGAAAAAGAGGAGAAGGTGATCCTTTTTATAGATGAGATCCATACCATAGTGGGGGCCGGGGCGACCTCCGGAGGCTCCATGGATGCCTCGAACCTTTTAAAGCCGGCCCTGGCGACGGGCAAGATCCGCTGTATGGGAAGCACAACCTATGACGAGTACAAAAAATTCTTTGAGCGCGACAGGGCCCTCTCACGGCGTTTCCAGCGGATAGAGATCGACGAGACGACCCCGGAGGAGACCTACCAGATCCTGCTGGGACTGAGGCAGCGTTACGAAGAGCATCATAATGTGCACTACACCGACGAAGCCCTGCGCACCGCCGTGGACCTGTCCCATCAGTATATCAACGACCGCCATCTGCCGGACAAGGCCATCGATGTAATCGACGAGGCCGGAGCCTATACCCGTATCATGGCCTTCCGGGAGAATGCCGAAAACAACGACACAAAGGAGATCGGCGAGGACCTGGTGGAAAAGGTAATCTCGAAGATCGCAAAAATCCCCGAGCGAAGCGTCTCCGTTACTGAAACAGACCGGCTCAAGAGTCTCGAGTCCGACTTGAAGAACAGGATTTTCGGCCAGGATGCCGCAGTTGATGCGGTGGTGCAGGCCGTCAAACGAAGCCGCGCCGGGTTCAAGGGTCCTGACAAACCGGTGGCCTCCTTTCTCTTTGTCGGTCCCACCGGGGTAGGAAAAACCGAGCTTGCCCGGCAGCTGGCGGACCTTCTGGGGATTCATCTGCACCGCTTCGATATGAGTGAATACCAGGAAAAGCATACCGTTTCCCGCCTTGTGGGCTCTCCTCCGGGTTACGTCGGTTACGAGGAGGGAGGCCTTCTGACGGATGCCATCCGCAAAACCCCCCATGCTGTGCTGCTTCTGGACGAAATCGAGAAGGCCCACCAGGACATTTTCAACGTGCTGCTCCAGGTAATGGATTACGCAACCCTTACTGACAACGCCGGACGCAAGGCGGACTTCCGTAACGTGATTATCATTATGACCTCCAACGCCGGTGCCCGGGAGATGGGCAGACCCATGATCGGATTCGGGGAACGGAATGTTACCGAACAGGCCATCGGCGACGCGGTGGACCGGGCCTTTTCGCCTGAGTTCCGTAACCGGCTGGACAAGATAGTCACCTTCGGCCGTCTGGACAAACGGGTGGTTCTGAACATCGTGGACAAGGAGATCGATGCCTTCAGGCAGCAGCTCAAGGAAAAGAACGTCGAACTGGAACTCACCGAGGCCTGCAGGGAGTATCTGGCGGAGGAGGGCTACAGTCCCGATTTCGGCGCCAGAAACATAGCCAGGCTTGTAAGCGAGAAGATCAAGCATTACTTTGTGGATGCCGTACTCTTCGGTGATCTTTCTGCGGGCGGAAAGGCGGTTGCTGACTACCTGGACGGCGAGGTCGTAATAAGCCCGGCGGAGCAAAACCAGAGCTGA
- the clpS gene encoding ATP-dependent Clp protease adapter ClpS: MSDQGARNFDSEVVEKSDQRLKEPEMYKVVLHNDHYTTMEFVVEILMVVFHKEVPDATRIMLDVHKKGRGVVGVYTWDVASTRATRVHRIAKEREFPLRCTVEPA, translated from the coding sequence ATGTCCGATCAGGGTGCCCGGAACTTCGATTCGGAAGTAGTTGAAAAATCGGACCAGCGTCTCAAGGAACCGGAGATGTACAAGGTGGTTCTCCACAATGATCATTACACGACAATGGAGTTTGTGGTTGAGATTCTGATGGTGGTTTTTCATAAAGAGGTGCCCGATGCCACCCGGATTATGCTTGACGTGCATAAGAAGGGACGGGGCGTTGTCGGTGTCTACACCTGGGATGTAGCCTCGACCCGGGCAACCCGGGTCCATCGCATAGCCAAGGAGCGGGAGTTCCCCCTTCGCTGTACCGTGGAACCGGCCTAG
- the dapA gene encoding 4-hydroxy-tetrahydrodipicolinate synthase yields the protein MSDFHGIIPPLVTPFKDNGKLDGDALRRVIRYVMDGGVHGVFIAGSTGEAYAMSDAERIEALEIAVDEVKGRVPVFAGTARITTEETVSLTKAAEAAGADAVSIVTPYFITPTQDELYDHYKAIAGAVKLPILLYNNPGRTGVNLNPDTIARLAKIENIVGIKDSSGNMGNAVEMIRLCGKDFSFFCGFDMIIHPTLSAGGSGAVPASGNIAPGLIVELYESFQKGNPGRSLELQQKLAPLRQAFGLGTFPAVLKEGLNLMGVDVGKPKLPVRPLSDEARDKLRTVLKGLDLKPVG from the coding sequence ATGAGTGATTTTCATGGAATTATTCCCCCCCTTGTTACCCCTTTTAAGGACAACGGAAAACTGGATGGTGATGCCTTGCGCAGGGTTATCCGCTATGTTATGGACGGCGGGGTGCATGGCGTTTTTATAGCCGGGAGTACCGGCGAAGCCTATGCCATGAGCGATGCGGAGCGGATCGAAGCTCTGGAAATCGCCGTTGATGAGGTAAAGGGCAGGGTTCCTGTTTTTGCCGGGACTGCCCGCATTACAACAGAAGAGACTGTCTCCCTTACAAAAGCGGCTGAAGCTGCCGGGGCGGACGCGGTTTCCATTGTAACTCCCTATTTTATTACTCCCACCCAGGATGAATTGTATGATCACTACAAGGCAATAGCCGGGGCGGTAAAGCTGCCCATTCTTCTGTACAACAATCCGGGACGTACGGGAGTCAATCTCAATCCTGATACAATTGCACGCCTGGCGAAGATAGAAAACATAGTGGGGATAAAGGATTCCAGCGGCAATATGGGAAATGCGGTGGAGATGATCCGACTCTGCGGAAAGGATTTTTCCTTCTTCTGCGGGTTTGACATGATTATTCATCCGACCCTTTCCGCCGGCGGTTCCGGTGCCGTTCCGGCATCGGGAAATATCGCCCCGGGACTGATTGTTGAACTGTACGAGAGTTTTCAGAAGGGGAATCCGGGCAGAAGCCTCGAGCTGCAGCAGAAACTTGCACCTTTACGGCAGGCTTTCGGTCTCGGTACCTTTCCTGCGGTCCTTAAGGAGGGGCTCAACCTGATGGGAGTGGATGTGGGAAAACCGAAACTCCCTGTACGTCCCCTGAGTGACGAAGCCCGGGATAAACTCAGAACTGTCCTGAAAGGACTGGATCTGAAGCCCGTCGGGTAG
- a CDS encoding aldo/keto reductase, translating to MKYRRLGRTEAEVSVLSLGGHEYLPNKKSRGFNEDFTKAITPGYIFEGFGGEDRKKILKTAFENGINFLDVTHDSEKEALGRNLKEIVPPFPVYVQTRPEGFVYTYDKNNERMAKYEELKKEVLRILKLLGRERIEFFNFAFMKEALDNDPDYIQKINCNIEALKREGLIQYACADTFSGEYTYLQQIENGSFDTIYMNFNFGDYGAIEKVLPRVREKGLGFISREAFMKGALFEMAREAGITDKEVLAQAALKWCLSFNEVTTVVYGTGNVEHLKSAVRIVDEPYLSENETSLIEAVKATALFKEFEKKKTEEFFQ from the coding sequence ATGAAATATAGACGACTGGGTAGAACCGAGGCTGAAGTTTCAGTACTGTCCCTTGGGGGGCACGAATATCTTCCGAATAAAAAATCACGGGGATTTAATGAGGATTTTACAAAAGCCATTACTCCGGGATATATTTTTGAGGGTTTCGGCGGTGAAGACCGGAAGAAGATTCTGAAAACTGCCTTTGAAAATGGGATTAATTTTCTTGATGTAACTCATGATTCCGAGAAGGAGGCCCTTGGCCGTAATCTTAAGGAGATCGTTCCTCCTTTTCCGGTGTATGTGCAGACGCGGCCGGAAGGTTTTGTCTATACCTATGATAAAAACAATGAGCGAATGGCAAAATATGAGGAGCTGAAGAAGGAGGTCCTGCGGATATTAAAACTTCTTGGACGGGAACGGATCGAGTTTTTCAATTTTGCTTTTATGAAGGAAGCGCTGGATAATGATCCTGATTACATTCAAAAAATCAACTGCAACATTGAAGCCCTGAAAAGGGAAGGTCTGATTCAATATGCCTGTGCCGACACCTTTTCGGGGGAATACACCTACCTTCAGCAGATAGAGAATGGCAGCTTCGATACCATTTATATGAACTTTAACTTCGGTGATTATGGTGCCATTGAAAAGGTTCTCCCCAGGGTCCGGGAAAAAGGGCTGGGATTCATTTCCCGGGAGGCATTTATGAAAGGCGCATTGTTTGAAATGGCCCGGGAAGCCGGTATCACTGATAAGGAAGTCTTGGCGCAGGCTGCTTTAAAGTGGTGTCTCTCTTTCAATGAGGTAACGACCGTTGTGTATGGTACAGGCAATGTGGAACACCTGAAGAGTGCAGTCCGGATCGTCGATGAGCCCTATTTGAGCGAAAATGAAACCTCCTTAATCGAAGCGGTAAAAGCGACCGCGCTGTTCAAGGAGTTCGAGAAAAAGAAGACGGAAGAGTTTTTCCAATAA
- a CDS encoding TRAP transporter large permease, with amino-acid sequence MELVTIVFLVLLFLGMPVGFAVGIAGATFFLQHPELPLITMVQLPISQTQNVTLLAVPLFIFAGTLMNASGITRRMVKLAMLLAGHMRGGMAQVSVVLSTLMGGCSGSTNADAAMEARILGPEMERQGYPKAFTAVVIGFTALITSTIPPGIGMILYGTVGQVSIGRLFAAGLTSGLILMGTLMIGVAIMSRIRHFPRGREQRATIRDILGSLKETIWALIFPFVLLGSLRIGIFTPAEVGGLACVYAIVIGFFVYKDLTVKSLITTLLESVRDIGGIMYMIAMSAIFGYGIPIDKVPARISALITGFTGSTFLTMAIVIGILILFGMFMDGAIVIILVTPILLPLVEAVGVNPVLFGIITTVVVTMGVLTPPFGIAMYVVNGILGSKLEDYLRESIPFIFVILVTVFIYLVFPKIILAAPNLLYG; translated from the coding sequence ATGGAACTTGTTACGATCGTTTTTCTTGTACTGCTTTTTCTTGGAATGCCGGTGGGCTTCGCTGTGGGGATAGCCGGGGCGACTTTCTTTCTGCAGCATCCGGAATTGCCTCTTATTACCATGGTTCAGCTGCCGATTTCCCAGACCCAGAACGTGACCTTGCTGGCCGTTCCTCTGTTTATTTTCGCCGGTACTCTTATGAATGCCTCCGGAATTACCAGGCGTATGGTCAAGCTGGCTATGCTCCTGGCGGGACACATGAGGGGAGGGATGGCCCAGGTCAGCGTCGTATTGAGTACGCTGATGGGGGGCTGTTCCGGGTCCACCAATGCGGATGCAGCCATGGAGGCACGAATCCTTGGCCCGGAAATGGAACGCCAGGGCTATCCGAAAGCCTTTACCGCCGTTGTAATCGGTTTTACTGCTTTGATCACATCGACGATTCCTCCGGGGATCGGAATGATTCTATATGGTACTGTCGGGCAGGTTTCCATCGGTCGCCTGTTTGCAGCGGGACTTACCTCCGGGCTGATACTCATGGGAACCCTGATGATCGGTGTTGCCATCATGTCCCGGATACGGCATTTCCCACGGGGACGGGAACAGCGCGCTACCATCAGGGACATCCTTGGTTCCCTGAAGGAGACAATCTGGGCGCTGATATTCCCCTTTGTTCTCCTTGGGAGTCTGCGGATAGGTATCTTCACTCCAGCCGAGGTCGGCGGACTGGCCTGTGTCTACGCAATTGTCATCGGCTTTTTCGTATACAAGGACCTGACAGTTAAATCGCTCATCACGACACTGCTCGAATCGGTACGGGATATAGGCGGTATCATGTACATGATTGCCATGTCGGCGATCTTCGGCTACGGAATTCCCATAGACAAGGTTCCTGCGCGAATAAGCGCACTGATTACCGGTTTTACCGGAAGCACCTTCCTGACCATGGCTATAGTAATCGGTATTCTCATTCTGTTCGGTATGTTCATGGATGGCGCTATTGTCATTATTCTTGTAACTCCGATTTTATTGCCTCTTGTGGAGGCTGTGGGTGTGAATCCGGTTTTATTCGGTATCATTACTACTGTTGTTGTTACCATGGGAGTATTAACTCCCCCCTTCGGTATTGCCATGTATGTTGTAAATGGAATTCTGGGAAGCAAGCTGGAAGACTATCTTCGAGAGAGTATCCCGTTTATTTTTGTCATTCTCGTAACTGTTTTCATATACCTGGTTTTTCCAAAAATAATCCTGGCAGCACCCAATCTGCTGTACGGTTAG
- a CDS encoding TRAP transporter small permease, with the protein MDTLRNIVKRTYAGMCAVEAALSAVCLITTVVVIFSLAVFRSFDIPIHWALDTALLVFTWGVFLGADVAFREDKLVNVDFVYTRLPGKLQTVVSLFLYLLMAVFLIALLYHGIDLSISTKHRSFQGIPHLSFTWVTISMPICSFLMLISLSIKVYRTLVTRS; encoded by the coding sequence ATGGACACCCTTAGAAACATAGTAAAAAGAACATACGCGGGTATGTGTGCAGTTGAGGCTGCATTATCGGCCGTATGTCTGATCACGACAGTTGTCGTGATTTTCTCCCTTGCTGTTTTCAGATCCTTTGATATTCCCATACATTGGGCTCTGGACACAGCTCTGCTTGTATTTACCTGGGGTGTTTTCCTGGGGGCGGATGTCGCATTTCGGGAAGACAAGCTTGTGAACGTTGACTTTGTGTATACAAGACTGCCGGGAAAACTGCAGACCGTTGTTTCTCTGTTTCTTTATCTTCTGATGGCGGTTTTTCTGATCGCCCTGCTCTACCATGGAATAGATCTCTCGATTTCTACCAAGCATCGTTCTTTCCAGGGAATCCCTCATTTGAGTTTTACCTGGGTGACCATAAGCATGCCCATATGCTCGTTTTTAATGCTTATAAGCTTGTCCATCAAAGTCTACCGGACACTTGTTACCAGGAGTTGA
- a CDS encoding C4-dicarboxylate TRAP transporter substrate-binding protein — protein MKKAIIVIGLIAVLCFSVSAGGKGEPKEGEPSYMLRFGHVQTEKEEYHKAYIRWAEAVKERTNGDFVIEVYPNAQLGVEEDILEQMRKGSNVGWQTDPARLGDYVEEFSVLYGAYLLSGYDDFEGLLGSPTINSWSKKLEDEFGIKVLSYAYAQGFRNVMANVQARSPRELRGVRIRTAPAPAWLATVNSLGATATGLPYGELYNGIQTGVVDGAELPVSAARALSVEEVADYLIETRHIYQMNVLVASAEWFNSLPKEYQDILLEEADKAGLEATQALEAKAGTDMQYLLDNGMTLIPWEELDSEAFIKSGQQSYEELGVVEAKEAIYKELGK, from the coding sequence ATGAAGAAAGCAATCATTGTGATCGGACTTATTGCGGTGCTGTGTTTCAGCGTAAGCGCCGGCGGGAAGGGTGAACCAAAGGAAGGTGAACCCAGCTACATGCTGCGTTTCGGCCACGTGCAGACAGAGAAGGAAGAGTATCATAAAGCTTATATTCGATGGGCCGAGGCTGTGAAAGAACGGACCAACGGTGATTTCGTCATAGAGGTCTATCCCAATGCCCAGCTGGGCGTGGAAGAAGATATCCTTGAGCAGATGAGAAAAGGCAGCAATGTGGGCTGGCAAACCGATCCTGCACGGCTTGGAGACTATGTGGAAGAGTTTTCCGTTCTGTACGGAGCGTATCTGCTTTCCGGATATGACGACTTTGAAGGCCTGCTCGGGTCTCCCACAATAAACAGCTGGTCCAAAAAACTCGAGGATGAGTTCGGCATTAAGGTTCTCTCCTACGCCTATGCCCAGGGTTTTCGGAATGTTATGGCAAATGTTCAGGCCAGAAGCCCCCGGGAACTGAGAGGAGTTCGCATCCGGACTGCTCCCGCTCCCGCATGGCTTGCAACGGTTAATTCCCTTGGGGCAACCGCCACTGGTCTTCCCTACGGCGAACTTTATAATGGTATCCAGACTGGTGTTGTCGACGGTGCGGAGCTTCCTGTTTCTGCGGCCAGAGCGCTCAGTGTTGAAGAAGTCGCGGACTACCTGATTGAAACCCGACATATCTATCAGATGAATGTTCTTGTGGCCAGTGCCGAGTGGTTTAACTCTCTTCCGAAGGAGTATCAGGATATTCTTCTTGAAGAGGCAGATAAAGCCGGACTCGAAGCAACTCAGGCTCTTGAAGCCAAGGCCGGTACGGACATGCAGTATCTTCTTGACAACGGTATGACCCTGATTCCCTGGGAGGAACTGGATTCAGAGGCGTTTATCAAGTCAGGTCAGCAGAGCTATGAAGAGCTGGGTGTCGTCGAAGCCAAGGAAGCTATCTACAAAGAACTGGGCAAATAA
- a CDS encoding GntR family transcriptional regulator — translation MSLVYHSDDVYKDLKRRIIEEDLRPGDVLVERDVSLNYNVSRTPAREALRQLVSDGLVVLIRGRGYSVRQLSVEDIIEVFVARESIEGTLANLSASHLNEKMQHRLENLKNEMEEIDPEISPEKVIETGSRLHNLIAETAHNTMLYKFYQELCTVAALTRNLGKYTSKIESISRDEHILIINSLIAGNREDAEGYMRLHLRRTCERIVSSYLQKRTTSHHFLHHTEAGSLP, via the coding sequence ATGAGCTTGGTATACCACAGTGATGATGTCTACAAGGATCTTAAGCGCCGGATTATCGAAGAAGACCTTCGGCCCGGGGATGTCCTCGTGGAACGTGATGTGAGCCTCAATTATAATGTCAGCAGGACTCCCGCCAGAGAAGCTCTTCGGCAACTGGTATCTGACGGGCTTGTTGTGCTCATACGCGGTCGCGGTTACTCGGTACGTCAGCTGAGCGTTGAAGATATTATAGAAGTTTTTGTTGCCAGAGAAAGTATAGAGGGAACCCTTGCAAATCTGTCGGCTTCGCACTTGAATGAAAAAATGCAGCATCGCCTGGAAAACCTGAAAAATGAGATGGAGGAGATCGATCCGGAAATCAGTCCTGAGAAGGTAATAGAAACGGGCAGCCGACTGCATAATCTGATAGCAGAAACTGCCCATAATACCATGCTCTACAAATTCTACCAGGAACTCTGCACCGTCGCCGCACTTACCAGAAACCTGGGCAAGTACACCTCAAAAATAGAATCCATCTCCCGGGACGAGCACATCCTCATCATAAACAGCCTCATCGCAGGAAATCGTGAAGACGCAGAAGGTTACATGAGACTGCATCTGCGCCGCACCTGTGAACGCATCGTCAGCTCCTATCTGCAGAAGCGGACGACGTCTCACCATTTTCTGCATCACACGGAAGCTGGATCACTGCCGTAA
- a CDS encoding chemotaxis protein CheW has product MNETAKETSNQYLVFSLKGERYALPVEEVREVLDLRRITRIPGAPAYMRGIINVRGAVVPVVDLRMKFESELMETEDGTQSIIVLDLSKRGLAASLGVLTDTVDAVLHIGEDMIDQPPQVGGSVRSGDTSYLKGIGKHEESFVMILDTGKMFSAEDLVYGSDPASV; this is encoded by the coding sequence ATGAACGAGACTGCAAAAGAGACAAGTAATCAGTATCTTGTATTCAGTTTGAAGGGCGAACGCTACGCCCTTCCGGTAGAGGAGGTTCGGGAGGTCCTGGACCTGAGGAGAATCACCCGGATTCCCGGGGCTCCAGCCTATATGCGGGGTATTATAAATGTTCGGGGGGCGGTAGTCCCGGTAGTGGATCTTCGGATGAAATTCGAATCCGAGCTCATGGAAACGGAAGACGGTACTCAATCGATTATCGTTCTCGATTTGAGCAAAAGAGGATTGGCTGCCTCCCTGGGGGTCCTCACCGATACGGTGGATGCGGTTCTGCATATCGGGGAGGATATGATCGATCAGCCGCCTCAAGTGGGCGGGTCCGTCAGAAGCGGAGATACCTCGTACCTTAAAGGAATCGGTAAGCATGAGGAGAGCTTTGTCATGATTCTCGATACGGGGAAAATGTTCTCTGCGGAGGACCTGGTTTACGGCAGTGATCCAGCTTCCGTGTGA
- a CDS encoding methyl-accepting chemotaxis protein: MKWFYNLRIANKLILAFMLLMAITGLVGFIGISNMGKINNLADYMYETELMGLYYVKEANIQLIYATRAEKNILISPSAEEQQGYYDDYRAFIKEMDSLLKQAEPLFYSTEAEEMFQNLYNAVDEWRITSARVVQIALGEGTAEARESRDLSMGDGRQKLDAVDKLMTQLGDIKEENAADSAVVTTDTYRDSLKFMIILVAAGMLIGILLGLFISRVISLPLRKGLSLANAISRGDLSFRIDIDRRDETGELVSALNQASRKLKEIVRSVKISAENVASGSQQLSTASEQLSQGATEQAASAEEVSSSMEEMSATIRQTTDNSNQTESIANRSAADTAEGEQAVVQTVGAMQEITGKISIIEEIARQTNLLALNAAIEAARAGEYGRGFAVVAAEVRKLAERSQQAAREINELSESSVTVAENAGRLLNSIVPNIRRTAELVQEISAASNEQSSGAEQITEAIIQLDSVIQQNASASEEISTTATELASQAEQLEEALLFFKIDNESSSRTEKEIRQLTSNAGTLEHGTNSNGNRKTAGKTREKGIFMDEFTQTPVSSQVDEIDTEFETF; this comes from the coding sequence ATGAAATGGTTTTATAATCTGCGGATTGCGAACAAACTAATACTCGCTTTCATGTTGCTGATGGCCATAACAGGGCTCGTCGGTTTTATCGGTATCTCCAACATGGGGAAAATTAATAATCTGGCTGATTACATGTATGAAACTGAATTGATGGGTCTTTATTACGTAAAAGAGGCCAACATTCAGCTTATTTATGCCACCCGGGCGGAGAAGAATATCCTGATATCCCCAAGCGCTGAAGAACAGCAGGGCTACTATGATGATTATCGTGCCTTCATTAAAGAGATGGACAGTCTGCTGAAACAGGCCGAGCCGCTTTTCTACTCAACTGAAGCCGAGGAGATGTTCCAGAACCTCTACAATGCTGTTGATGAGTGGCGTATCACCAGTGCCCGGGTTGTGCAGATCGCCCTGGGGGAGGGGACGGCTGAGGCGAGGGAGTCCCGGGATCTATCCATGGGGGACGGCCGGCAAAAACTCGATGCAGTCGATAAGCTCATGACGCAGCTTGGAGATATTAAAGAGGAAAACGCGGCTGATTCCGCCGTGGTCACAACGGATACCTACAGAGATAGTCTCAAGTTCATGATTATTCTTGTGGCCGCTGGCATGCTTATTGGAATTCTTCTTGGACTGTTCATCTCCAGGGTAATCAGTCTTCCTTTGAGAAAAGGGCTCTCCCTGGCGAACGCCATTTCCAGGGGAGATCTTTCCTTCAGGATTGATATTGACCGCCGGGATGAAACCGGCGAGTTGGTATCTGCGCTGAATCAGGCTTCCCGAAAACTGAAGGAGATCGTCAGATCCGTAAAAATCTCCGCGGAAAATGTAGCCAGCGGAAGTCAGCAGCTGAGTACCGCTTCGGAACAGCTCTCTCAGGGAGCGACGGAACAGGCCGCCTCCGCCGAGGAGGTAAGTTCCTCCATGGAAGAGATGTCGGCGACAATCCGGCAGACCACGGATAACTCCAATCAGACTGAAAGCATCGCCAACCGATCTGCCGCTGATACCGCCGAGGGGGAACAGGCAGTTGTTCAGACTGTAGGTGCCATGCAGGAGATAACCGGCAAGATTTCGATAATCGAAGAGATCGCCCGGCAGACGAATCTGCTGGCCCTGAATGCCGCCATCGAGGCCGCCCGGGCTGGAGAGTATGGACGGGGCTTTGCCGTCGTTGCCGCGGAGGTCAGAAAACTCGCCGAACGCAGTCAGCAAGCTGCCCGGGAGATCAACGAGCTTTCGGAATCCAGTGTAACCGTGGCCGAAAATGCCGGGCGACTGTTGAACAGTATCGTTCCGAATATCCGCAGGACTGCAGAGCTGGTGCAGGAGATAAGTGCGGCCAGCAACGAACAGTCAAGCGGTGCAGAGCAGATTACCGAGGCTATTATCCAGCTGGACAGTGTTATACAGCAGAATGCTTCAGCTTCAGAAGAGATTTCCACCACCGCTACTGAGCTGGCAAGTCAGGCGGAGCAGCTGGAAGAGGCGCTTCTTTTCTTTAAAATCGACAACGAATCCTCCTCCAGAACGGAAAAGGAGATACGACAGCTTACCAGTAATGCCGGAACACTGGAACACGGAACAAACAGCAATGGCAACCGGAAAACTGCAGGGAAAACCAGGGAGAAGGGGATCTTCATGGATGAATTTACCCAGACTCCTGTTTCTTCCCAGGTGGATGAAATCGACACGGAATTTGAAACATTCTAA